From the genome of Scytonema hofmannii PCC 7110, one region includes:
- a CDS encoding peptidase domain-containing ABC transporter: MKYQSVLQHSEEDCGAACLATVAKHYGRTFAIGRVREAVGTGSRGTTLLGLRRGAEALGFNARQVKASPQLLDSLHKISLPAIIHWKGYHWVVFYGQKGKKYALADPGIGIRYLTRSELMAGWGNGIMLLLEPDDSRFYQQPEDKIGGFGRYLARVLPYRGILIQAIAINIAIGLLSLASPLMMQLLTDDVLVRGDTQLLTTVAIGVIVMNLIRSAIGLVQSHLIGHFGQRLQLGLILEYGRKLLHLPLEYFEGRRSGEVVSRIADVNAINALVSQIVLGLPSQFFIALVSLGFMLFYSWELTVASFAAFVIVTFVNLLFLPALRQKTRNMIVLGTENQGFLVETFRGVQVLKTTSATGQAWQEYQTNFGRLANLGWTTMKLGLYSGTLTSLISTFTSIALLWLGSYLVINQTFSIGQLLAFSGMSGNFLGFLGSVIGLVDEFITAQIVIQRLTEVIDATPEDDNDVKKPWAEIKGNADMTCTNLNFHYAGRVDQLQDFSLTIPGGQVIALIGKSGCGKSTLAKLIAGLYSSQSGNIRYGMYNQQDLSLECLRQQVVLVPQEPHFWSRSIIDNFRFSYPNITFEQIVKACQIAGADEFISKLPDKYQTVLGEFGANLSGGQKQRLAIARAIITEPPVLILDESTGALDPVSEAEVLDKLLFHRQGKTTIMISHRPKVIGRANWIVLLEEGRLKIQGTPEELRHLPGTHLDFLNDFFLPSNGLVLKSSLAESNGKSTAVSR, encoded by the coding sequence ATGAAATATCAAAGTGTCCTGCAACACAGTGAAGAAGACTGTGGTGCTGCTTGCCTTGCTACTGTTGCCAAACACTACGGCCGCACTTTTGCTATAGGTCGAGTGCGCGAAGCAGTTGGCACCGGGTCGCGGGGAACAACCCTATTGGGTTTGCGCCGAGGAGCCGAAGCTCTAGGATTTAATGCCCGTCAAGTTAAAGCTTCCCCGCAACTGCTCGACTCTTTACACAAAATCTCCCTGCCAGCCATTATACACTGGAAAGGCTATCACTGGGTTGTTTTCTACGGGCAAAAAGGGAAAAAATATGCACTTGCTGACCCAGGCATCGGAATCCGCTATCTCACCCGCTCTGAGTTAATGGCAGGTTGGGGCAATGGCATAATGCTGTTGTTAGAGCCAGACGACAGCCGCTTTTATCAACAACCAGAAGATAAAATAGGCGGCTTTGGACGTTATCTGGCGCGTGTTTTGCCTTATCGTGGCATTCTCATTCAGGCAATAGCAATCAACATCGCCATTGGACTCCTCTCCCTCGCTTCCCCGTTGATGATGCAGCTCCTTACCGATGACGTACTTGTGCGGGGAGACACTCAACTGCTTACAACTGTAGCAATTGGGGTGATCGTGATGAACTTAATCAGAAGTGCTATTGGATTGGTACAGTCTCACCTCATCGGTCACTTTGGTCAGCGGCTGCAATTAGGTTTAATCCTGGAATACGGGCGAAAACTTCTACACTTGCCCCTTGAGTATTTTGAAGGACGGCGCAGTGGCGAAGTCGTTAGCCGCATTGCTGATGTTAATGCCATCAATGCCCTAGTATCCCAAATTGTCCTCGGTTTACCCAGCCAATTTTTTATCGCCTTGGTTTCTTTGGGCTTTATGCTCTTCTATAGTTGGGAGCTTACTGTAGCTTCCTTTGCCGCCTTTGTTATTGTCACCTTCGTCAACCTGCTTTTCCTCCCCGCCTTACGTCAGAAAACTCGCAACATGATTGTCCTTGGTACAGAAAACCAAGGCTTTCTGGTGGAAACCTTTCGCGGGGTCCAGGTTCTCAAAACCACCTCTGCCACTGGGCAAGCTTGGCAAGAGTATCAGACCAATTTTGGTCGTCTCGCCAATTTAGGCTGGACTACAATGAAACTGGGACTTTACAGTGGCACACTCACTAGTCTTATTTCTACTTTCACTAGTATTGCTCTACTTTGGTTAGGTTCGTACTTGGTGATTAATCAAACCTTTTCCATTGGTCAGCTACTCGCATTTAGCGGTATGAGTGGTAACTTTCTCGGCTTCCTAGGTTCAGTCATCGGGTTAGTTGATGAGTTTATCACTGCCCAAATTGTTATCCAACGCTTGACAGAAGTCATTGACGCTACCCCAGAAGACGATAATGATGTCAAAAAGCCTTGGGCAGAAATTAAGGGCAATGCAGACATGACTTGCACGAATCTCAACTTCCACTATGCAGGTAGAGTTGACCAGCTGCAAGATTTTTCCCTAACTATCCCAGGTGGTCAAGTTATTGCTTTGATTGGTAAATCTGGTTGTGGCAAAAGTACTCTCGCCAAACTGATTGCGGGTTTATATTCTTCCCAGTCTGGCAATATTCGCTATGGTATGTACAACCAGCAAGACCTTTCTTTAGAATGTCTGCGACAACAGGTAGTGTTAGTCCCGCAAGAACCCCACTTCTGGAGTCGCTCAATTATCGACAACTTCCGCTTCAGTTATCCGAATATCACTTTTGAACAAATTGTTAAAGCTTGCCAAATAGCTGGTGCAGATGAGTTTATCAGTAAATTGCCCGATAAATATCAAACTGTTTTAGGAGAATTTGGTGCAAATCTTTCTGGAGGTCAAAAGCAAAGATTAGCGATCGCTAGGGCAATAATAACTGAGCCGCCCGTACTGATTTTAGATGAATCCACGGGCGCTCTCGACCCGGTAAGTGAAGCCGAAGTGCTAGATAAATTGCTATTTCATCGACAGGGCAAAACCACAATTATGATTAGTCATCGCCCCAAAGTTATTGGGCGAGCCAATTGGATTGTACTGCTTGAAGAAGGACGCTTGAAAATTCAAGGCACTCCAGAGGAACTGCGCCATCTTCCCGGCACACACTTAGACTTCCTAAATGATTTTTTCCTACCCAGCAATGGTTTGGTGTTGAAATCTTCACTAGCTGAATCCAACGGTAAATCCACTGCAGTGAGTAGATAA